One window of Methanogenium organophilum genomic DNA carries:
- a CDS encoding DUF1614 domain-containing protein, whose protein sequence is MRQYYFNPFSLVLIFVLILLLLLFLPLLFLGIVGGALKSLGFSGWAIFCLILVSVIGSFINIPVTRIEGARNQAYPFRDRFGRIYAVHDRPDTIVAVNVGGVVVPLLVTLYLVYYVLSSPAFFPQPLAVIMGGGAGILLVAGITHSVAKVVPGLGITTPIFIPPLCALLCGILFSFGDPLAAPPIAFAAGTMGTLIGADLLNWRHLDKIGAPMISIGGAGTFDGIFLSGILAAFLA, encoded by the coding sequence ATGAGGCAGTATTATTTCAATCCGTTCTCCCTCGTTCTGATATTTGTACTGATACTTCTCCTTCTGCTCTTTCTCCCGCTGCTCTTCCTTGGGATTGTCGGCGGGGCACTTAAAAGCCTGGGATTTTCAGGCTGGGCGATATTCTGTTTGATTCTTGTATCTGTTATCGGGAGTTTTATCAATATTCCGGTAACCCGGATTGAGGGCGCCCGAAACCAGGCATATCCGTTCCGGGACCGGTTTGGCAGAATATATGCGGTGCACGACCGTCCGGATACAATTGTTGCTGTTAATGTGGGTGGGGTGGTTGTCCCGCTTCTTGTGACGCTCTATCTGGTGTACTATGTCCTCTCATCACCTGCGTTCTTTCCGCAGCCTCTGGCAGTTATAATGGGGGGGGGTGCAGGAATTCTTCTCGTTGCCGGCATTACGCACAGTGTGGCAAAGGTGGTTCCCGGTCTTGGCATCACGACCCCTATCTTCATTCCGCCGCTTTGTGCCCTTCTGTGTGGGATTCTCTTCTCTTTTGGTGATCCGCTCGCAGCTCCGCCGATTGCGTTTGCTGCAGGCACGATGGGTACATTGATCGGTGCAGATCTCCTGAACTGGCGGCATCTGGATAAAATTGGTGCCCCTATGATAAGCATTGGCGGTGCTGGCACCTTTGACGGGATATTTCTGAGCGGTATTCTCGCGGCATTTCTGGCATAA
- a CDS encoding fibrillarin-like rRNA/tRNA 2'-O-methyltransferase, whose translation MKVIRGTIVSEGEGGVYGERMMNGCRVWDPHRSKLPAAILNGAPLDLTADMRVLYMGAANGTTVSHVADYVETIYAIEFAPRPMQDLIEVARRRPNIVPIMADVNRPEVYGCFVELVDMIYQDVAQPNQADILRKNLPFLKDGGIAVLMLKARSVDVRKPTEEIAEETCAALREMGLTILWTGTLNPYHRDHMAILCMKE comes from the coding sequence ATGAAAGTAATCCGTGGGACGATTGTTTCAGAGGGGGAAGGCGGCGTCTATGGCGAGCGGATGATGAACGGATGCCGGGTATGGGATCCGCACCGCAGCAAACTCCCTGCCGCTATCCTTAATGGTGCTCCGCTGGATCTTACCGCAGACATGCGGGTGCTCTATATGGGTGCGGCGAACGGGACCACTGTCTCCCACGTTGCAGATTACGTTGAGACGATATATGCCATTGAATTTGCTCCCCGCCCGATGCAGGACCTTATCGAGGTGGCACGCCGCAGACCGAATATTGTGCCCATTATGGCGGACGTAAACCGCCCAGAGGTTTATGGGTGCTTTGTGGAGCTGGTGGATATGATCTATCAGGATGTGGCACAGCCAAATCAGGCAGATATCCTCAGAAAGAATTTGCCATTCCTCAAAGACGGTGGGATAGCGGTCCTGATGCTGAAAGCACGGAGCGTGGATGTCCGGAAACCAACAGAGGAGATTGCAGAGGAGACCTGCGCCGCACTCCGGGAGATGGGCCTGACAATACTCTGGACCGGCACGTTGAATCCGTATCATCGTGACCATATGGCCATACTCTGTATGAAAGAATAG
- a CDS encoding NOP5/NOP56 family protein — translation MRRYWFGDIDGSVCTPAQGDEDRILERCDTIREKVDVGFVPLSVDEACNCGFFADRAEYLARLRSITIRDARKKIVEAFSEGDAELIQMVRMLDEMDEVINLLTEKAGEWYLVKNPGFSRKYKSMSAKRMVGVMKKERGPLGKICAEIDALSNHRATLMRDISKRTDAVMPNCSALVGGLVAARLMERAGGLSTLAGLPASTIQVLGAEGALFTHLRAGSPPPKHGIIFQHRRVHNAPRNVRGKVSRAVAGKLAIAARIDYYRGEPDPEFIERAQQRIDAVGEKE, via the coding sequence ATGCGCAGATACTGGTTCGGTGACATTGACGGGAGTGTATGCACGCCCGCCCAGGGGGATGAAGACAGAATCCTGGAACGGTGCGATACGATACGGGAGAAGGTGGATGTCGGCTTTGTCCCGCTCTCTGTGGATGAGGCATGTAACTGCGGTTTTTTTGCAGACCGTGCGGAATATCTTGCACGGCTGCGCAGTATCACTATCAGGGATGCCCGGAAGAAGATTGTCGAAGCGTTCAGTGAAGGCGATGCCGAACTGATACAGATGGTGCGGATGCTTGATGAGATGGACGAGGTGATCAACCTCCTGACCGAGAAGGCAGGGGAGTGGTATCTTGTCAAGAATCCCGGGTTCTCCCGTAAGTACAAATCAATGAGTGCGAAACGGATGGTTGGGGTGATGAAGAAAGAGAGGGGTCCCCTTGGTAAAATTTGTGCTGAGATTGATGCCCTCTCAAATCACCGTGCCACGCTGATGCGGGATATATCAAAGCGAACTGATGCAGTGATGCCCAACTGTAGTGCTCTGGTGGGCGGGCTTGTGGCAGCACGCCTGATGGAGCGTGCCGGTGGTCTTTCGACACTGGCGGGCCTTCCTGCCTCCACCATTCAGGTGCTGGGTGCGGAGGGGGCCCTCTTTACCCATCTCCGGGCAGGAAGTCCGCCGCCCAAACACGGGATCATCTTCCAGCACCGTCGCGTACATAATGCTCCCCGCAATGTTCGGGGCAAGGTGTCGCGTGCGGTTGCAGGAAAACTTGCGATTGCAGCGAGGATTGATTATTATCGGGGTGAACCGGACCCTGAATTCATTGAACGTGCCCAGCAGAGAATTGATGCGGTAGGTGAGAAGGAATGA
- a CDS encoding calcium/sodium antiporter, producing the protein MIAAAILLFLFGMGLLIKGADYFVEGGGGLAARYGVSSATIGFTVIAFGTSLPEFVVSVNAVISGNSGVALGNALGSNIANIALVLALCALISPAMFMTGPSGKGRVQNETILMIAATVFFALLALTGELTQISGVLMLAGFGVILYIIWKKLGTEPVEKIEVHGRMDWALTAGGLVAVIIGSQLVLDSAITIAEAFGIPEFVIGMTIVAFGTSLPELATSLMAILRGDLGISAGNLMGSNIFNLLLVLGTGAIIRPIPIPSYTDVLVVLVFSLAVIPIVKGKPKVIRAWAAILVVAYFTYVISLYIGF; encoded by the coding sequence ATGATCGCTGCCGCAATACTCCTGTTTCTCTTTGGCATGGGGCTCCTTATCAAAGGAGCCGACTACTTTGTGGAAGGAGGAGGAGGACTTGCTGCACGCTATGGAGTATCCTCAGCCACCATCGGGTTTACGGTGATCGCGTTCGGGACATCCCTCCCGGAATTTGTGGTGAGTGTAAATGCGGTTATCTCCGGCAACTCCGGTGTAGCACTGGGCAATGCACTGGGCAGCAATATCGCCAATATCGCCCTGGTGCTTGCACTCTGTGCCCTCATCAGTCCCGCCATGTTCATGACAGGCCCTTCAGGCAAAGGCCGGGTGCAAAACGAGACCATCCTGATGATCGCAGCGACTGTCTTTTTTGCGCTCCTGGCACTGACAGGGGAGCTGACCCAAATTTCCGGGGTGCTGATGCTCGCAGGATTCGGTGTCATCCTCTATATCATCTGGAAGAAACTCGGCACCGAACCGGTGGAGAAGATCGAGGTGCACGGGAGAATGGACTGGGCGCTGACCGCCGGCGGACTTGTCGCTGTCATCATCGGGTCACAGCTGGTTCTGGACAGTGCAATCACCATCGCAGAGGCATTTGGCATTCCGGAATTTGTCATCGGCATGACCATCGTGGCTTTCGGGACATCCCTCCCGGAGCTCGCCACCTCCCTCATGGCCATCCTGCGTGGTGACCTCGGCATATCCGCAGGCAACCTGATGGGCAGCAATATCTTCAACCTGCTCCTCGTCCTCGGTACCGGTGCCATCATCCGACCGATTCCCATTCCGTCATATACCGATGTCCTTGTCGTGTTGGTCTTCTCGCTTGCAGTCATCCCAATTGTGAAGGGCAAACCAAAGGTGATCCGTGCCTGGGCTGCGATTCTTGTGGTGGCATACTTCACCTATGTGATCAGCCTCTACATCGGGTTCTGA
- a CDS encoding tripartite tricarboxylate transporter permease, producing the protein MAAEIIAGILIGTILGTISGLIPGIHANTMAGMLVAAESGLLAILGAPAVGVALFSALVVHTFTDCVPSTFFGVPDADTAISVLPAHALCMQGRGEEAVRLSALGSAVSMAFVMPLFAIFMFFLPGLQGYIDWWLGIILIIIAGMLILSSESPEWSAAVFLLSGLLGVFAFRYAWLISHTSGVSSVLMPLLTGLFGISVLLRASGGKMPEQVRCGPSVAGKSLAWHAGLGTTAGAVVGWLPGLSNATGNALLSPLFRAGSEGKGYIIATSAANTANAFLGLAALIALGRMRNGVMVVLDTIGMPSPLLIIAGGVAAALCGFVITLVCGRGARFLGGVPVRAMSYAVIGVVTLLAFLLTGIFGMFILVCATMVGLVPSLVNVRRVTCMGAVMVPVILFSLNIL; encoded by the coding sequence GTGGCAGCAGAGATTATCGCAGGTATTCTCATCGGCACCATTCTCGGCACCATCAGCGGCCTCATCCCCGGAATTCATGCGAATACCATGGCAGGCATGCTGGTTGCAGCCGAAAGCGGATTGCTCGCGATTCTCGGTGCGCCGGCGGTGGGGGTGGCTCTCTTTAGTGCCCTTGTGGTTCATACCTTCACTGACTGTGTCCCGAGCACCTTCTTTGGTGTCCCGGACGCAGACACGGCGATTTCTGTTCTTCCGGCGCATGCCCTCTGTATGCAGGGCCGGGGCGAGGAGGCCGTGCGTCTCTCTGCGTTGGGGAGTGCGGTCTCGATGGCGTTCGTGATGCCGCTCTTTGCGATCTTTATGTTCTTTCTGCCGGGGCTGCAGGGATATATCGACTGGTGGCTGGGCATCATCCTCATCATTATTGCAGGAATGCTCATTCTCAGTTCAGAATCGCCGGAATGGTCTGCCGCGGTATTTCTCCTCTCCGGCCTTCTGGGTGTTTTTGCCTTCCGGTATGCCTGGCTCATCTCCCATACCTCCGGTGTCTCTTCGGTCCTGATGCCGCTATTGACCGGGCTCTTTGGTATCTCTGTCCTGCTGCGTGCATCCGGCGGGAAGATGCCGGAGCAGGTGCGTTGTGGCCCGTCCGTGGCAGGTAAAAGCCTTGCATGGCATGCAGGGCTGGGGACGACTGCCGGTGCGGTGGTCGGCTGGCTGCCGGGCCTCTCCAATGCCACAGGGAATGCCCTCCTCTCACCGCTCTTCCGGGCGGGGAGCGAGGGAAAGGGGTATATCATTGCGACCAGTGCGGCGAACACGGCGAATGCCTTCCTCGGTCTTGCGGCCCTCATCGCCCTTGGGCGGATGCGAAACGGGGTGATGGTGGTGCTGGACACCATCGGTATGCCGTCTCCACTCCTGATTATTGCCGGGGGAGTCGCTGCGGCACTCTGTGGCTTTGTCATCACACTGGTGTGTGGGCGAGGTGCCCGGTTTCTGGGGGGCGTCCCGGTGCGGGCGATGAGTTATGCAGTGATAGGGGTGGTAACACTCTTAGCCTTCCTCTTAACCGGGATCTTTGGTATGTTCATTCTGGTCTGCGCCACGATGGTGGGGCTCGTTCCATCCCTCGTGAACGTCCGGCGGGTCACCTGTATGGGTGCGGTGATGGTACCGGTGATTCTCTTTTCGCTGAATATTCTGTGA
- a CDS encoding RNA-guided pseudouridylation complex pseudouridine synthase subunit Cbf5, with translation MKIAITRLPEKAGSDQSLCREFGHECLIVSPMQARVYDDAVQAFIAAANEDTYDCIFFTSALPARLIGPHLETAARIIAIGPQTAEYLEMAGVAPETLPSHYSRDFVPFLGDWIEGKKIGIPRADVPNPILMNAIAAAGADGYEVPVYALEPTNVPLDTDDAEAILFTSANSYTYASYQKEGLLPIAIGEITADRMRGDGTVPVAVGDGTLMGTLAALNHYLEENGDSAPGLDIDLPRGGIIAVDKPRGPSSHEVAAWVRDMLGMPCGHGGTLDPDVSGVLLVMVGRAARLAPVILSHEKEYIALMRLHGDATEEQIRETVREFVGKNYQRPPRRSAVARALRIRTMYEIEVLDIDGRDVLLRVRCEAGTYIRSLCRHIGFAVGTGGQMVELRRSRSGGYDESMCCTLHALRDSVEQAKEGDTEELRSYIRPPESVLEGIPTVTIRDTAVDALCHGASLAGVGITATDTFKKDADVAVMTAQGELVGIGRALVPSDEIVPGTTGIMVRPKMIIMQPGTYEKGWITKPPAVRPAKPPAPTPTPSYQDGVIAESRDTTPDKRKSLHPGPKRRPADSKKYLSTSKNGKRRGAGEKPSKGKGAGAKSAQKGRKDEKNQGSKGSKGTYNKKKSIQRKKGSR, from the coding sequence ATGAAGATTGCAATCACCAGGCTTCCGGAGAAGGCGGGATCAGACCAGTCGCTCTGCCGGGAATTCGGCCACGAATGCCTCATTGTCTCGCCCATGCAGGCACGGGTGTACGACGATGCCGTGCAGGCCTTTATCGCTGCCGCAAATGAGGATACCTATGACTGCATCTTCTTCACGAGTGCGCTCCCCGCCCGTCTCATCGGGCCGCACCTGGAGACTGCTGCACGCATCATCGCGATCGGCCCGCAGACCGCCGAATATTTGGAGATGGCAGGGGTCGCCCCGGAAACCCTGCCATCCCATTACTCCCGCGACTTTGTACCGTTCCTCGGAGACTGGATCGAGGGAAAGAAGATCGGAATTCCCCGTGCGGATGTCCCCAACCCTATTCTTATGAATGCTATCGCAGCGGCAGGTGCTGACGGTTACGAAGTGCCTGTCTATGCATTGGAACCCACAAATGTTCCTCTCGATACCGACGATGCGGAGGCCATCCTCTTCACAAGCGCCAACTCCTACACCTATGCCTCCTATCAAAAAGAGGGACTGCTGCCGATCGCAATCGGCGAGATCACCGCCGACCGGATGCGCGGGGACGGAACCGTGCCGGTGGCTGTTGGGGACGGCACCCTGATGGGAACCCTCGCGGCACTGAACCACTACCTGGAAGAGAACGGGGACTCAGCACCGGGGTTGGATATCGACCTGCCACGGGGAGGTATCATCGCAGTGGATAAACCACGGGGGCCGTCCAGCCACGAGGTGGCCGCCTGGGTGCGTGATATGCTGGGGATGCCCTGCGGTCATGGCGGAACCCTTGACCCGGATGTGTCCGGCGTCCTTCTCGTAATGGTGGGCAGGGCGGCTCGTCTGGCACCGGTGATCCTCAGTCACGAAAAGGAGTACATTGCCCTGATGCGGCTCCACGGCGATGCGACAGAAGAGCAGATCCGGGAAACCGTAAGAGAGTTTGTCGGGAAGAACTACCAGCGCCCGCCCCGCCGGAGTGCCGTCGCAAGGGCCCTGCGGATACGGACGATGTATGAAATCGAGGTGCTCGATATCGACGGCCGGGACGTGCTCCTCCGGGTCCGCTGTGAAGCAGGCACCTACATCAGGTCCCTCTGCCGTCATATCGGATTTGCCGTCGGAACCGGCGGACAGATGGTCGAACTCCGCCGGTCTCGCTCCGGGGGATACGATGAATCGATGTGCTGCACGCTGCACGCTCTCCGGGATTCGGTTGAACAGGCAAAAGAGGGAGACACCGAAGAACTGCGTTCATACATCCGGCCACCGGAATCGGTTTTGGAAGGCATTCCTACCGTCACCATCCGTGACACGGCAGTGGATGCCCTCTGCCACGGGGCATCCCTTGCCGGAGTGGGCATCACGGCCACCGATACCTTCAAAAAGGATGCAGATGTCGCGGTGATGACCGCGCAGGGTGAACTTGTCGGTATCGGCAGAGCACTTGTCCCGTCAGATGAGATCGTGCCCGGTACAACAGGCATCATGGTCCGGCCAAAGATGATCATCATGCAACCTGGCACCTATGAAAAGGGTTGGATCACAAAACCACCTGCGGTACGTCCGGCAAAACCACCGGCACCCACCCCCACCCCCTCCTATCAGGACGGAGTGATAGCAGAGAGCCGGGATACTACGCCCGATAAACGGAAATCGTTACACCCCGGACCGAAGAGACGCCCGGCTGACAGTAAAAAATACCTGAGCACCAGCAAAAACGGCAAACGACGGGGTGCCGGAGAAAAACCGTCCAAAGGCAAAGGAGCAGGGGCAAAAAGTGCACAGAAGGGCCGGAAAGATGAAAAGAACCAGGGAAGTAAGGGAAGCAAGGGCACCTACAACAAAAAGAAATCAATACAGCGCAAGAAGGGAAGCCGCTGA
- a CDS encoding PAS domain S-box protein — MPLLSPFVLDALVGFCLLSAIITYSLGIFVYAQKTASPIHRLFLVLTLAATYWGLGEFFIWQATDFNGFLFWLKASSVWTIVFALTVHFIIAFTDAIPSKGMQRIFILGTGLYLPAVIFALIGILTDWIYIAAYEPGFGYVYLPVLTNPVCQIIIGYYICLMVWAVYAIFLSWRRAPHGRIRRQNYLVCVGVATVIAFGFLSAVFFPAYGIYAPNLVFIGIVIFSMLIAYAIRRYGLFVLSPETAVTEILGTMPDGMVLVDQNGHIIAVNQSATEIFGDTEAGLVGRDIGSLIPDGAYEDIRQTIFWGARVSDFEATLPNEIPRVVSIAGSMVMDRDEKPAGTVLIIRDITERKSSETALRIANEKISLLSQLTRHDINNLVTGLSGYLTILEDGCNAEERGEYLSQSIDIVDKIIQHLQYSQEYQEIGSKKPVWEMLGTMIGRAVENLPHGGVDIRVEIIPVEIYADPLSEKVMYNLLENAIRHGETVTRVSISTNVEADGTLVVVFEDDGIGVGDSEKEKIFRFGYGKNTGFGLAFSSEILSVTDIEISETGTEGKGARFEIRIPCSGWRCLR; from the coding sequence ATGCCTCTTCTCTCCCCGTTCGTCTTAGATGCCCTTGTCGGGTTCTGTCTCCTTTCCGCCATTATCACCTATAGTCTCGGAATCTTTGTATATGCGCAAAAAACAGCGTCACCGATTCATCGCCTCTTTCTCGTATTGACGCTCGCTGCGACATACTGGGGCCTCGGGGAGTTCTTTATCTGGCAGGCTACTGACTTTAATGGTTTCCTCTTCTGGCTGAAGGCAAGCTCTGTATGGACTATCGTCTTCGCTCTCACCGTCCATTTCATCATTGCATTTACCGATGCTATCCCTTCGAAGGGTATGCAGCGGATTTTTATTCTGGGTACGGGCCTGTATCTGCCTGCCGTTATTTTTGCCCTTATCGGGATCCTTACCGACTGGATCTATATTGCTGCCTACGAACCAGGTTTCGGATATGTCTATCTGCCGGTACTGACGAATCCCGTATGCCAGATTATAATCGGTTATTACATCTGTCTCATGGTTTGGGCTGTCTATGCCATTTTCCTTTCATGGCGGCGGGCACCTCACGGGAGGATCCGTCGCCAAAACTATCTTGTCTGTGTCGGCGTTGCCACTGTGATCGCCTTTGGCTTTCTCTCAGCTGTGTTCTTCCCGGCATATGGCATTTATGCACCCAATCTGGTCTTTATTGGGATTGTTATATTCTCTATGCTCATTGCCTATGCAATTCGCCGGTACGGGCTCTTTGTTCTGAGTCCGGAGACCGCGGTCACCGAGATCCTCGGGACCATGCCCGATGGAATGGTCCTCGTGGATCAGAATGGGCATATCATCGCGGTGAATCAGTCTGCAACAGAGATCTTCGGAGACACGGAGGCCGGCCTTGTCGGGAGAGATATTGGGTCGCTCATCCCGGATGGTGCCTATGAGGACATTCGGCAGACGATATTTTGGGGGGCGAGAGTTTCGGACTTCGAAGCGACTCTCCCCAATGAGATTCCCCGTGTTGTCAGTATTGCGGGGTCGATGGTCATGGACCGGGATGAGAAGCCTGCCGGTACTGTCCTCATCATTCGGGATATCACAGAGAGGAAGTCGTCAGAGACTGCTCTTAGGATCGCGAATGAAAAAATATCTCTGCTCTCCCAACTGACACGGCACGACATTAACAATCTCGTCACCGGCCTCTCCGGGTACCTGACCATCCTTGAAGATGGCTGCAATGCCGAGGAAAGGGGTGAATATCTTTCGCAATCTATTGATATCGTCGATAAAATCATTCAGCACCTGCAGTACTCTCAGGAGTATCAGGAGATTGGTTCGAAAAAACCCGTCTGGGAGATGCTCGGAACAATGATTGGCCGTGCGGTAGAGAACCTTCCCCATGGGGGGGTTGATATACGGGTGGAAATCATCCCGGTGGAGATATATGCGGATCCCCTGTCTGAAAAGGTGATGTACAATCTGCTGGAAAATGCAATTCGGCATGGAGAAACGGTCACCCGCGTCTCTATTTCCACGAACGTGGAGGCTGACGGCACATTGGTGGTCGTATTCGAAGATGACGGCATTGGGGTGGGTGATTCCGAGAAGGAGAAGATCTTTCGGTTCGGGTACGGAAAAAATACCGGATTCGGGCTGGCGTTTTCTTCTGAAATCCTTTCCGTCACCGATATAGAAATATCTGAGACGGGAACTGAAGGGAAAGGTGCCCGGTTTGAGATCCGTATTCCCTGTTCCGGATGGAGGTGCCTGAGGTGA
- a CDS encoding rubredoxin: MQQYKCTRCGYVYLPETGDQSQGIPANTPFEELPDTWVCPRCGADKKDFVMVV; this comes from the coding sequence ATGCAGCAGTATAAATGCACACGATGCGGGTATGTTTATCTTCCGGAGACGGGGGATCAGTCTCAGGGTATCCCGGCGAATACTCCGTTTGAAGAACTGCCCGACACCTGGGTCTGCCCCCGGTGTGGCGCTGATAAGAAGGATTTTGTGATGGTGGTGTGA
- a CDS encoding P-II family nitrogen regulator: MQLIHAIIRSSKVEDVKHALEGIGKVSLTITDVKGRGQQKGIKQQWRGSEYVLDLIPKSKIEIVVPDGDVDPVVDAICEAARTGQVGDGKIFVVPVTRTIRVRTGEEGDGAI; the protein is encoded by the coding sequence ATGCAGCTGATTCATGCAATCATCAGGAGCAGCAAAGTCGAGGACGTGAAGCATGCGCTTGAAGGCATCGGCAAAGTCTCCCTGACCATCACCGATGTGAAAGGGCGGGGACAGCAGAAGGGCATTAAGCAGCAGTGGAGGGGTTCGGAGTATGTCCTGGACCTTATCCCCAAATCAAAGATAGAGATTGTGGTTCCTGACGGGGATGTGGACCCGGTGGTTGACGCAATCTGTGAGGCGGCCCGCACCGGGCAAGTCGGCGACGGAAAGATATTCGTTGTTCCGGTTACGAGAACGATCCGGGTGCGAACCGGTGAAGAAGGAGATGGTGCAATCTAA
- a CDS encoding ammonium transporter, with product MSNKSPFLIIMVLIFLGMIVGPVGAADPSGETTLAENPSAPLDFIWVLMCGFLVMFMQPGFAMLESGFTRAKNAANIMMKNLMDFSIGALSYWAIGFAIMYGTMEGLNWLMGWSGFFLMGDAYDVVTIQSWFFQMVFAATAATIVSGCVAERCKFSTYILISIVVTAFIYPLYGHWIWGGGWLSQMGALDFAGSGVVHALGGWIGLAGALVLGPRFGKYKKDGTPNAIPGHSITMATLGVFILWFGWFGFNCGSTLVGTDLRISVIAANTTLAAAAGLVVAMLITWKWHGKPDVGMAGNGAIAGLVGITAGCAWVTPLSSVIIGAVAGVLVVLGVWFLDWVLHIDDPVGAVSVHGICGAWGLLALGIFADGTYGGVSGLLYGDSGFFLVQALSVVVNFAWAFGLGVLVFWILRKTIGIRVSPEEELEGLDISEHGMSAYPNYVVTEPFVEVE from the coding sequence ATGTCGAATAAATCACCATTCCTGATTATTATGGTTCTCATCTTCCTGGGAATGATCGTAGGTCCTGTTGGAGCTGCTGATCCTTCCGGGGAGACAACTCTTGCTGAGAACCCCTCTGCACCCCTGGATTTTATCTGGGTACTGATGTGTGGATTCCTTGTGATGTTCATGCAGCCTGGCTTTGCCATGCTTGAAAGCGGCTTTACCCGGGCAAAGAATGCAGCAAACATTATGATGAAAAATCTGATGGACTTCTCCATCGGGGCTCTTTCGTACTGGGCAATCGGATTTGCCATCATGTATGGTACGATGGAGGGACTCAACTGGCTGATGGGCTGGTCCGGGTTCTTCCTGATGGGGGATGCCTATGATGTGGTAACCATACAGTCATGGTTCTTCCAGATGGTATTCGCTGCGACAGCAGCAACCATTGTCTCCGGATGCGTTGCGGAACGTTGTAAGTTTAGCACATATATCCTCATCAGTATCGTCGTCACGGCGTTCATCTATCCCCTCTATGGCCACTGGATCTGGGGAGGCGGCTGGCTTTCACAGATGGGAGCACTCGATTTCGCTGGTTCCGGTGTGGTTCACGCTCTCGGCGGGTGGATTGGTCTGGCTGGTGCTCTTGTGCTCGGGCCACGGTTTGGGAAGTACAAGAAGGACGGTACACCAAATGCCATACCCGGCCACAGTATCACGATGGCCACCCTGGGTGTCTTCATCCTGTGGTTCGGATGGTTCGGCTTTAACTGTGGTTCAACCCTTGTCGGCACCGATCTGCGGATCTCAGTAATCGCTGCGAACACAACGCTTGCTGCAGCAGCAGGTCTTGTTGTCGCAATGCTCATCACCTGGAAGTGGCACGGCAAGCCGGATGTGGGTATGGCAGGGAACGGTGCTATCGCCGGTCTTGTCGGAATCACTGCGGGCTGCGCCTGGGTGACTCCGCTCTCGTCCGTAATCATCGGCGCTGTTGCCGGTGTGCTCGTGGTTCTGGGTGTGTGGTTCCTTGACTGGGTCCTGCATATCGATGACCCCGTAGGTGCGGTTAGTGTCCATGGTATCTGTGGTGCCTGGGGACTTCTGGCGCTGGGAATATTTGCCGACGGCACATACGGCGGGGTATCAGGGCTTCTGTATGGAGATTCCGGGTTCTTCCTCGTGCAGGCTCTTAGTGTAGTGGTAAACTTCGCCTGGGCATTTGGACTTGGTGTCCTCGTGTTCTGGATTCTTAGGAAGACCATCGGCATCCGTGTCTCACCTGAAGAGGAACTTGAAGGACTGGATATCAGTGAACATGGTATGTCGGCATACCCTAATTATGTCGTAACCGAACCATTTGTGGAGGTGGAGTAG